Sequence from the Clostridium botulinum genome:
TTTTAAAATATGTTTAATTTATGTAATCATATCTGGACTAATAGTATTCTTTTTTAGTTCGTTGTTTATTTAATAAAATACGTGGCTAATACAAGTATTGAACTAAAGATAAGTGTAAGTTATAAATTTATAATTTACACTCTTTAAATTTAAAATAAATAGTTATTAATAGCTATTTAATGTATTAAGTATAGTGAATAAGCTTAAATAAACAATATGTGCTTATAGAAAAAAATTGGGATTTGTCTTATAATTTGTATATTGGTAGTAAGATGATATGTAAATTATAAATAAAGGAGACTAAATATTATGACAGGTCTTGTTTTAGAAGGGGGAGCATTTAGAGGTCTTTTTACTGCAGGAGTCTTAGATGCTTTAATAGATATAAATTTAGAAATAAAATATATAGTAGGTGTATCAGCAGGAATTACTAATGGATATTCCTTTGTTTCTAAACAAAGAGGTAGAAATTTAGAAGTAATGGAGAGATTTATAGATCACAAAAGGTACGTTGGATATAATAATTTATTAAAATGCAGATCAATAATGGATATGGATTTTGTTTTTGATGAAATTCCTAATGAACATTGTCCTTTTGATTATGAAACTTTTGATAAATTTGATGGAAAAGTTTTAGCTGGAAGCGTTAATGTAAATACTGGAGAAGTAGAGTATTTTGATAAAGAGTATTTAGATAAGAAAAATACAATTCTAAGGGCTACATGTTCAATTCCACTTTTGTTTAAATTTATAAATATAAACAATCAACTTTATGCTGATGGAGGATTAGTAGATGCTATACCTATAAAAAAATCTATTTCTGATGGCAATAATAAAAATATAATAGTTTTGACAAGAAATGAAGGTTATAGAAAGCATGAATCAAAAGGAAATAAATTTGCGTATAAATTATATAAGAAGAAGTATCCTAAACTAGCATGCGTTTTAAGGGATAGACATATTGAATATAATAGTCAAATAGATTATTGCAAGGAACTAGAAAGTAAAAATGAAGCAATAGTTATTAGGCCAACAATAGAGATGAATGTAGGAAGATTTGAAAAAAATAAAGATAAATTAAAAGAGATTTATAATAATGGATATAAAGAAACTATGAAGATTAAAGATAGATTAATAAAATTTATTGATTAAAATAATGTATTTTGAATTATTTTAAGGATATATTTTTACAATGCAATTATATGCAAATAAATCATGGTATTTTTAATTATTTACATATAATGTTTAGATAAAATTTAATTTATATAATAAAATGTATATTTGATAGATAAAAATTAGATGAAAAAGGAGAATAGTTACTTGGTTAAAAAAGAATGTTCTAATAAAGATACAAATAATGAATTTATTGAAAATAAAGAAACTGATGAATCAGCAGAATTATATGATAATATGATGGATGATTTGTTTCAAAAATATGAAAATAAAATGAATAAAATGTTTGTAAAAGGAGTATATTCTTTTGAAGTATCAGAACAATTAAAATCATTATCTAAAGAAGCTGTATATAATATAGCTAAAAATTTAGGCATGAGTAAAATTTCTACATTAAACAAAGATGCTTTAATAGAAAAAGTTCTTAATGAATATACTGAAATAATTGCAAATCAATTTATATATTTTGAAGAAGAAAGATTTAATATTCTGAAGAGTTATCTTAATAATGATGGAGTAAAAATCTTTGATGATATTGATGAGTATGAACTTAGTAGAACAGCATACTTTATGCAACAAGGAATTATATTTCCATCAACAAAAGATGAAAAAGCAGTATTTTTAATGCCAAAAATAGTTCAAGATATAATAACTAATAAAGATACTACTGAATATATAGACATACTAAAAAGAAATAAGGAAGTATTAGATTTATATAGAGGATTAAACAAAGCATATGGAATTGTAAATAATAAAGATGTTACATCATTATTACAAAGGTATGATATAGAAAATTCAGATGAATTTAGCATAAATGAAATAATAAAAGAAGCTCAATACTATTACAGAGAATATAGAGAAGAAAAAGGATTTTTTATAAATAATAATATAGAAAACTGGTCTGATTTATTAAAAGATATAGAAAAAGATAATAAAGATTTAGAATATTACAATATAAATAAAAATGAATTATTAGATATGATTGGTTCAGAATGGATATATAAGAGTAAATTTGGAAAGTCATTTTTAAAGGAATTTACTAATATATTTGAGATAAAAAAAGATATGGTATATCAAATAATGGACGATTTATCATTTGATATTCAAGATAATGGTATGGATGACACAATAAATAGTTTGTTAGAATTAATAAATGCAAACAATTTGGAACTTAGAAATCACGTAAAAGGTGTAGTAACTAAGTTTTTAAGTAATATAAGGCTTTGGAAATATAGGGGTGCTACAATAAATGAAATAAGTGGAAACATTACAGAAGTTAAACCCAAAATAACTATTGGTAGAAATGATCCATGCGTCTGTGGTAGTGGGAAAAAATATAAAAAGTGTTGTGGAAAGAATTAAATAAGGATTTATTAGGTTAT
This genomic interval carries:
- a CDS encoding patatin-like phospholipase family protein, giving the protein MTGLVLEGGAFRGLFTAGVLDALIDINLEIKYIVGVSAGITNGYSFVSKQRGRNLEVMERFIDHKRYVGYNNLLKCRSIMDMDFVFDEIPNEHCPFDYETFDKFDGKVLAGSVNVNTGEVEYFDKEYLDKKNTILRATCSIPLLFKFININNQLYADGGLVDAIPIKKSISDGNNKNIIVLTRNEGYRKHESKGNKFAYKLYKKKYPKLACVLRDRHIEYNSQIDYCKELESKNEAIVIRPTIEMNVGRFEKNKDKLKEIYNNGYKETMKIKDRLIKFID
- a CDS encoding SEC-C metal-binding domain-containing protein, yielding MVKKECSNKDTNNEFIENKETDESAELYDNMMDDLFQKYENKMNKMFVKGVYSFEVSEQLKSLSKEAVYNIAKNLGMSKISTLNKDALIEKVLNEYTEIIANQFIYFEEERFNILKSYLNNDGVKIFDDIDEYELSRTAYFMQQGIIFPSTKDEKAVFLMPKIVQDIITNKDTTEYIDILKRNKEVLDLYRGLNKAYGIVNNKDVTSLLQRYDIENSDEFSINEIIKEAQYYYREYREEKGFFINNNIENWSDLLKDIEKDNKDLEYYNINKNELLDMIGSEWIYKSKFGKSFLKEFTNIFEIKKDMVYQIMDDLSFDIQDNGMDDTINSLLELINANNLELRNHVKGVVTKFLSNIRLWKYRGATINEISGNITEVKPKITIGRNDPCVCGSGKKYKKCCGKN